The following are encoded together in the Conger conger chromosome 11, fConCon1.1, whole genome shotgun sequence genome:
- the LOC133140381 gene encoding tumor necrosis factor receptor superfamily member 10B-like isoform X3, translated as MIVLKSVPFFVFAFLLAEAVKSGVRTARSANRMRLTRQISCYDDFEYPTVNHCCQRCEAGQYVKKACERAGEKGICEPCPSDTYTEHRNGLDRCLQCTKCHEDKVATQACTSTKNTECQCKTGSFCEKEQACEVCKKCKKCKDGEEVMTNCTITSNTKCRPKPPSPASSHASQVAIPVVFVLLLLIALAIVWYCCCWKKKATAESHSGSGEDVEITVEEDDKLTVERQNRQNAGLEEPGQELEPFLPHVMLVGPKPSPGEDDDNGLGDSLPNTTTSSQSSLSTPPVAPQPSPKTPRQPAAREDGSCRRLIPVNGEDSLMKSFDIIEKNLDCNLRNKFFRRIGLSDNDINDPILSSHGDRVYKLLKLWMEKQGLKADINDLIHTLLELHQKLSAETVIQEVIERGFYTFEDESG; from the exons ATGATCGTTTTAAAGTCG GTTCCCTTTTTCGTCTTTGCCTTCCTCCTTGCGGAGGCTGTGAAATCGGGTGTGAGAACGGCACGATCTGCAAACCGGATGAGGCTAACCCGACAGATATCATGCTATGACGATTTTGAGTACCCCACCGTTAACCACTGCTGTCAAAGGTGTGAAGCTG gtCAGTATGTTAAAAAGGCCTGTGAAAGAGCTGGAGAGAAAGGCATCTGTGAGCCCTGTCCAAGCGATACGTACACGGAGCACCGGAACGGACTGGATCGATGTCTCCAGTGCACAAAATGCCATGAAG ACAAGGTGGCTACACAGGCTTGCACCAGCACCAAGAACACAGAGTGCCAGTGTAAAACGGGCTCATTCTGTGAGAAGGAACAGGCATGTGAAGTGTGCAAGAAGTGCAAGAA GTGTAAAGACGGTGAGGAGGTGATGACAAACTGCACCATCACGTCCAACACTAAGTGCCGCCCGAAgccaccctcacctgcctccAGTCACGCATCTCAAG TGGCTATTcctgttgtgtttgtgcttctgcTTTTGATTGCCCTGGCCATTGTTTGGTACTGCTGCTGTTGGAAGAAAAAAGCCACAG CAGAGAGCCACAGTGGGTCTGGTGAAGACGTGGAGATCACTGTG GAGGAAGACGACAAACTGACGGTGGAGAGGCAGAACAGACAGAACGCAGGACTGGAGGAGCCGGGGCAGGAGCTGGAGCCCTTCCTGCCGCACGTTATGTTGGTGGGTCCCAAGCCTTCTCCCGGGGAGGACGACGACAATGGCCTGGGGGACAGcctccccaacaccaccacctcctcccaAAGCAGTCTGAGCACTCCGCCCGTagccccccagcccagccccaaGACCCCAAGGCAGCCGGCAGCTAGG GAGGATGGCTCTTGTAGAAGACTTATTCCTGTCAATG GTGAAGACTCTTTGATGAAATCCTTTGATATTATTGAAAAGAACCTGGACTGCAACCTTCGCAACAAGTTCTTCAGACGTATCGGATTAAGTGACAATGACATAAACGATCCAATTTTGTCTTCTCATGGGGATAGAGTGTATAAACTCCTTAAGTTGTGGATGGAAAAGCAGGGACTGAAAGCGGATATAAATGACCTCATTCACACATTGCTGGAGCTTCATCAAAAGTTGTCTGCGGAAACTGTTATTCAAGAAGTCATTGAGCGTGGGTTTTATACATTTGAGGATGAGAGCGGTTGA
- the LOC133140381 gene encoding tumor necrosis factor receptor superfamily member 10B-like isoform X4: MPYPPQRGKEEVKSLVPFFVFAFLLAEAVKSGVRTARSANRMRLTRQISCYDDFEYPTVNHCCQRCEAGQYVKKACERAGEKGICEPCPSDTYTEHRNGLDRCLQCTKCHEDKVATQACTSTKNTECQCKTGSFCEKEQACEVCKKCKKCKDGEEVMTNCTITSNTKCRPKPPSPASSHASQVAIPVVFVLLLLIALAIVWYCCCWKKKATAESHSGSGEDVEITVEEDDKLTVERQNRQNAGLEEPGQELEPFLPHVMLEDGSCRRLIPVNGEDSLMKSFDIIEKNLDCNLRNKFFRRIGLSDNDINDPILSSHGDRVYKLLKLWMEKQGLKADINDLIHTLLELHQKLSAETVIQEVIERGFYTFEDESG; encoded by the exons ATGCCCTATCCCCCTCAACGGGGTAAAGAGGAAGTCAAGTCACTA GTTCCCTTTTTCGTCTTTGCCTTCCTCCTTGCGGAGGCTGTGAAATCGGGTGTGAGAACGGCACGATCTGCAAACCGGATGAGGCTAACCCGACAGATATCATGCTATGACGATTTTGAGTACCCCACCGTTAACCACTGCTGTCAAAGGTGTGAAGCTG gtCAGTATGTTAAAAAGGCCTGTGAAAGAGCTGGAGAGAAAGGCATCTGTGAGCCCTGTCCAAGCGATACGTACACGGAGCACCGGAACGGACTGGATCGATGTCTCCAGTGCACAAAATGCCATGAAG ACAAGGTGGCTACACAGGCTTGCACCAGCACCAAGAACACAGAGTGCCAGTGTAAAACGGGCTCATTCTGTGAGAAGGAACAGGCATGTGAAGTGTGCAAGAAGTGCAAGAA GTGTAAAGACGGTGAGGAGGTGATGACAAACTGCACCATCACGTCCAACACTAAGTGCCGCCCGAAgccaccctcacctgcctccAGTCACGCATCTCAAG TGGCTATTcctgttgtgtttgtgcttctgcTTTTGATTGCCCTGGCCATTGTTTGGTACTGCTGCTGTTGGAAGAAAAAAGCCACAG CAGAGAGCCACAGTGGGTCTGGTGAAGACGTGGAGATCACTGTG GAGGAAGACGACAAACTGACGGTGGAGAGGCAGAACAGACAGAACGCAGGACTGGAGGAGCCGGGGCAGGAGCTGGAGCCCTTCCTGCCGCACGTTATGTTG GAGGATGGCTCTTGTAGAAGACTTATTCCTGTCAATG GTGAAGACTCTTTGATGAAATCCTTTGATATTATTGAAAAGAACCTGGACTGCAACCTTCGCAACAAGTTCTTCAGACGTATCGGATTAAGTGACAATGACATAAACGATCCAATTTTGTCTTCTCATGGGGATAGAGTGTATAAACTCCTTAAGTTGTGGATGGAAAAGCAGGGACTGAAAGCGGATATAAATGACCTCATTCACACATTGCTGGAGCTTCATCAAAAGTTGTCTGCGGAAACTGTTATTCAAGAAGTCATTGAGCGTGGGTTTTATACATTTGAGGATGAGAGCGGTTGA
- the LOC133140381 gene encoding tumor necrosis factor receptor superfamily member 10B-like isoform X1, producing the protein MPYPPQRGKEEVKSLVPFFVFAFLLAEAVKSGVRTARSANRMRLTRQISCYDDFEYPTVNHCCQRCEAGQYVKKACERAGEKGICEPCPSDTYTEHRNGLDRCLQCTKCHEDKVATQACTSTKNTECQCKTGSFCEKEQACEVCKKCKKCKDGEEVMTNCTITSNTKCRPKPPSPASSHASQVAIPVVFVLLLLIALAIVWYCCCWKKKATAESHSGSGEDVEITVEEDDKLTVERQNRQNAGLEEPGQELEPFLPHVMLVGPKPSPGEDDDNGLGDSLPNTTTSSQSSLSTPPVAPQPSPKTPRQPAAREDGSCRRLIPVNGEDSLMKSFDIIEKNLDCNLRNKFFRRIGLSDNDINDPILSSHGDRVYKLLKLWMEKQGLKADINDLIHTLLELHQKLSAETVIQEVIERGFYTFEDESG; encoded by the exons ATGCCCTATCCCCCTCAACGGGGTAAAGAGGAAGTCAAGTCACTA GTTCCCTTTTTCGTCTTTGCCTTCCTCCTTGCGGAGGCTGTGAAATCGGGTGTGAGAACGGCACGATCTGCAAACCGGATGAGGCTAACCCGACAGATATCATGCTATGACGATTTTGAGTACCCCACCGTTAACCACTGCTGTCAAAGGTGTGAAGCTG gtCAGTATGTTAAAAAGGCCTGTGAAAGAGCTGGAGAGAAAGGCATCTGTGAGCCCTGTCCAAGCGATACGTACACGGAGCACCGGAACGGACTGGATCGATGTCTCCAGTGCACAAAATGCCATGAAG ACAAGGTGGCTACACAGGCTTGCACCAGCACCAAGAACACAGAGTGCCAGTGTAAAACGGGCTCATTCTGTGAGAAGGAACAGGCATGTGAAGTGTGCAAGAAGTGCAAGAA GTGTAAAGACGGTGAGGAGGTGATGACAAACTGCACCATCACGTCCAACACTAAGTGCCGCCCGAAgccaccctcacctgcctccAGTCACGCATCTCAAG TGGCTATTcctgttgtgtttgtgcttctgcTTTTGATTGCCCTGGCCATTGTTTGGTACTGCTGCTGTTGGAAGAAAAAAGCCACAG CAGAGAGCCACAGTGGGTCTGGTGAAGACGTGGAGATCACTGTG GAGGAAGACGACAAACTGACGGTGGAGAGGCAGAACAGACAGAACGCAGGACTGGAGGAGCCGGGGCAGGAGCTGGAGCCCTTCCTGCCGCACGTTATGTTGGTGGGTCCCAAGCCTTCTCCCGGGGAGGACGACGACAATGGCCTGGGGGACAGcctccccaacaccaccacctcctcccaAAGCAGTCTGAGCACTCCGCCCGTagccccccagcccagccccaaGACCCCAAGGCAGCCGGCAGCTAGG GAGGATGGCTCTTGTAGAAGACTTATTCCTGTCAATG GTGAAGACTCTTTGATGAAATCCTTTGATATTATTGAAAAGAACCTGGACTGCAACCTTCGCAACAAGTTCTTCAGACGTATCGGATTAAGTGACAATGACATAAACGATCCAATTTTGTCTTCTCATGGGGATAGAGTGTATAAACTCCTTAAGTTGTGGATGGAAAAGCAGGGACTGAAAGCGGATATAAATGACCTCATTCACACATTGCTGGAGCTTCATCAAAAGTTGTCTGCGGAAACTGTTATTCAAGAAGTCATTGAGCGTGGGTTTTATACATTTGAGGATGAGAGCGGTTGA
- the LOC133140381 gene encoding tumor necrosis factor receptor superfamily member 10B-like isoform X2, with protein sequence MPYPPQRGKEEVKSLVPFFVFAFLLAEAVKSGVRTARSANRMRLTRQISCYDDFEYPTVNHCCQRCEAGQYVKKACERAGEKGICEPCPSDTYTEHRNGLDRCLQCTKCHEDKVATQACTSTKNTECQCKTGSFCEKEQACEVCKKCKKCKDGEEVMTNCTITSNTKCRPKPPSPASSHASQVAIPVVFVLLLLIALAIVWYCCCWKKKATESHSGSGEDVEITVEEDDKLTVERQNRQNAGLEEPGQELEPFLPHVMLVGPKPSPGEDDDNGLGDSLPNTTTSSQSSLSTPPVAPQPSPKTPRQPAAREDGSCRRLIPVNGEDSLMKSFDIIEKNLDCNLRNKFFRRIGLSDNDINDPILSSHGDRVYKLLKLWMEKQGLKADINDLIHTLLELHQKLSAETVIQEVIERGFYTFEDESG encoded by the exons ATGCCCTATCCCCCTCAACGGGGTAAAGAGGAAGTCAAGTCACTA GTTCCCTTTTTCGTCTTTGCCTTCCTCCTTGCGGAGGCTGTGAAATCGGGTGTGAGAACGGCACGATCTGCAAACCGGATGAGGCTAACCCGACAGATATCATGCTATGACGATTTTGAGTACCCCACCGTTAACCACTGCTGTCAAAGGTGTGAAGCTG gtCAGTATGTTAAAAAGGCCTGTGAAAGAGCTGGAGAGAAAGGCATCTGTGAGCCCTGTCCAAGCGATACGTACACGGAGCACCGGAACGGACTGGATCGATGTCTCCAGTGCACAAAATGCCATGAAG ACAAGGTGGCTACACAGGCTTGCACCAGCACCAAGAACACAGAGTGCCAGTGTAAAACGGGCTCATTCTGTGAGAAGGAACAGGCATGTGAAGTGTGCAAGAAGTGCAAGAA GTGTAAAGACGGTGAGGAGGTGATGACAAACTGCACCATCACGTCCAACACTAAGTGCCGCCCGAAgccaccctcacctgcctccAGTCACGCATCTCAAG TGGCTATTcctgttgtgtttgtgcttctgcTTTTGATTGCCCTGGCCATTGTTTGGTACTGCTGCTGTTGGAAGAAAAAAGCCACAG AGAGCCACAGTGGGTCTGGTGAAGACGTGGAGATCACTGTG GAGGAAGACGACAAACTGACGGTGGAGAGGCAGAACAGACAGAACGCAGGACTGGAGGAGCCGGGGCAGGAGCTGGAGCCCTTCCTGCCGCACGTTATGTTGGTGGGTCCCAAGCCTTCTCCCGGGGAGGACGACGACAATGGCCTGGGGGACAGcctccccaacaccaccacctcctcccaAAGCAGTCTGAGCACTCCGCCCGTagccccccagcccagccccaaGACCCCAAGGCAGCCGGCAGCTAGG GAGGATGGCTCTTGTAGAAGACTTATTCCTGTCAATG GTGAAGACTCTTTGATGAAATCCTTTGATATTATTGAAAAGAACCTGGACTGCAACCTTCGCAACAAGTTCTTCAGACGTATCGGATTAAGTGACAATGACATAAACGATCCAATTTTGTCTTCTCATGGGGATAGAGTGTATAAACTCCTTAAGTTGTGGATGGAAAAGCAGGGACTGAAAGCGGATATAAATGACCTCATTCACACATTGCTGGAGCTTCATCAAAAGTTGTCTGCGGAAACTGTTATTCAAGAAGTCATTGAGCGTGGGTTTTATACATTTGAGGATGAGAGCGGTTGA